In the genome of Granulibacter bethesdensis CGDNIH1, one region contains:
- the hslV gene encoding ATP-dependent protease subunit HslV: MSISLYPAASSHDPVGWHGTTILCVRRGDTVTMAGDGQVSLGQTVVKGNARKVRRIGAGGQVLAGFAGATADAFTLLERLEAKLERFPNQLERACVELAKDWRTDRYLRRLEAMMAVADQNRSFTLTGNGDVLEPEDGIIAIGSGGNYALSAARALMTVEGLEAEEIARRAMRIAADICVYTNGNVIVETLRGEAE; the protein is encoded by the coding sequence ATGAGCATCTCCCTCTATCCTGCCGCATCATCCCATGATCCTGTGGGCTGGCACGGCACCACCATTCTCTGCGTCCGTCGCGGAGACACTGTTACGATGGCCGGGGACGGACAGGTCAGCCTCGGTCAAACCGTCGTGAAGGGCAATGCCCGCAAGGTCCGACGTATCGGCGCGGGCGGTCAGGTTCTGGCCGGCTTCGCCGGAGCGACCGCCGATGCCTTCACCCTGCTGGAGCGACTGGAAGCCAAACTGGAACGCTTTCCCAACCAGCTGGAACGCGCCTGTGTGGAGCTGGCAAAAGACTGGCGCACCGACCGCTATCTGCGCCGGCTGGAAGCGATGATGGCTGTGGCCGATCAGAACCGCAGCTTCACCCTGACCGGCAATGGCGACGTGCTGGAGCCGGAGGACGGTATCATCGCCATCGGCTCCGGCGGGAATTACGCGCTGTCGGCGGCCCGCGCCCTGATGACGGTGGAGGGGCTGGAAGCCGAGGAAATCGCCCGCCGCGCCATGCGCATCGCCGCCGATATCTGTGTCTACACCAATGGAAACGTCATCGTCGAAACCCTCCGTGGCGAGGCGGAATAA
- a CDS encoding phosphoribosyl-ATP diphosphatase — translation MMVKAVKKKTVTKINKKTSAPAAVKIKSRRLSPLADIDPDNAVQVLNRLWEVVMQRRDADPAVSHSARLLSRGIGKVAQKFGEEAVECLIEAVSGDKEALIGESADVLYHLLVLWVAVGVEPAEVWRELTKREGISGIAEKASRAKILPRAAGLKTTKIP, via the coding sequence ATGATGGTCAAAGCCGTTAAGAAAAAAACAGTCACGAAGATAAATAAGAAAACGTCCGCTCCTGCCGCCGTAAAGATCAAATCCAGAAGACTTTCGCCTCTGGCTGATATTGATCCTGATAATGCGGTGCAGGTACTGAACCGGCTTTGGGAAGTGGTCATGCAGCGCCGGGACGCTGATCCTGCGGTCAGCCATTCCGCACGTCTGCTGTCCCGCGGTATCGGCAAGGTTGCACAGAAATTCGGCGAGGAAGCCGTCGAATGTCTGATTGAGGCGGTGAGCGGCGACAAGGAAGCTCTGATCGGTGAAAGCGCCGATGTGCTGTATCACCTTCTGGTCCTGTGGGTTGCGGTCGGGGTCGAGCCTGCCGAGGTATGGCGGGAACTGACCAAGCGCGAAGGCATCAGCGGTATTGCTGAAAAAGCATCCCGTGCCAAAATATTGCCGCGCGCCGCAGGGTTGAAGACGACCAAAATTCCCTGA
- a CDS encoding histidine triad nucleotide-binding protein → MPVSAIGDYDPDNIFALILRGEIPCRKVMENDHALAFLDINPQAPTHVLIIPKKPYISFADFTERASAEEVGTFFLTVGKLARDMGLEVPGYRLLANSGQDAGQEVPHFHVHLFAGRPLGPMLVKTED, encoded by the coding sequence ATGCCGGTCAGCGCCATCGGGGATTACGACCCCGACAATATCTTCGCCCTTATCCTGCGCGGCGAGATCCCATGCCGCAAGGTGATGGAGAATGATCATGCGCTGGCCTTTCTGGACATCAATCCGCAGGCTCCTACCCATGTGCTGATCATTCCCAAAAAACCGTATATTTCTTTTGCGGATTTTACGGAGCGTGCCTCCGCGGAGGAAGTCGGGACGTTTTTCCTGACGGTTGGCAAGCTGGCGCGTGACATGGGGCTGGAAGTGCCGGGATACAGGCTGCTGGCCAATAGTGGTCAGGATGCCGGGCAGGAAGTGCCGCATTTCCATGTGCATCTGTTTGCCGGGCGTCCGCTTGGCCCGATGCTGGTGAAAACCGAGGACTGA
- a CDS encoding GNAT family N-acetyltransferase, whose product MTGSQPPDDRHGEQPAQDVERVEALSDDDIASLCEAAHAAILDGGGSGWITPPGHQALERYFRGVLLVPERELFIARQNGAVVGAAQFIRPAKNEEARAFGAMLAHSFVAPFARGFGLARLLTERVEDCARALGFQVLNLDLREDQEAAKKLYESMGYICWGTHPVYARARGQTLRGYYYYKLLQADSRIMTA is encoded by the coding sequence ATGACAGGCTCTCAACCGCCGGATGATCGTCATGGAGAGCAGCCTGCACAGGATGTCGAGCGCGTCGAGGCGCTGAGCGATGACGATATAGCCAGCCTGTGTGAAGCCGCGCATGCCGCCATTCTGGACGGTGGCGGCTCCGGCTGGATCACACCGCCGGGGCATCAGGCTCTGGAGCGATATTTTCGTGGCGTTCTGTTGGTGCCGGAGCGGGAATTGTTCATTGCCCGTCAGAATGGTGCGGTGGTTGGGGCCGCACAGTTCATCCGTCCAGCGAAGAACGAGGAAGCCAGAGCGTTCGGCGCGATGCTGGCGCATAGTTTCGTGGCTCCCTTCGCCCGTGGTTTCGGGCTGGCCCGCCTGTTGACGGAACGGGTCGAGGATTGCGCGCGGGCGCTTGGATTTCAGGTGCTGAATCTCGATCTGCGGGAAGATCAGGAAGCGGCGAAAAAGCTTTACGAATCCATGGGCTATATTTGCTGGGGCACCCACCCGGTTTATGCCCGTGCGCGGGGGCAGACCCTGCGCGGATATTACTATTACAAGCTGTTGCAGGCTGACAGCCGCATCATGACGGCGTGA
- a CDS encoding SDR family oxidoreductase: protein MLHSLPLSEAMPRTALVTGAGRRIGRAIALALGEAGFSVAVHYGTSRTEAEEVVTTLHRSGRNAVPLQADLGREHDARRLMQDATDALGPIGVLINNAAIFEFDAWHDATRDSWDRHMETNLRAPLVLAQSFAHLLPTTAQGAVINMIDQRVWAPGPGFISYTVAKSGLWTLTRTLALALAPRIRVNAIGPGPAAPSKRQTPDQFAEQCRSVPLGHGTNPDEIARAVLFLLSLPSVTGQMLALDGGQHLQGAGSTTLVE, encoded by the coding sequence AGCCATGCCGCGCACCGCGCTCGTCACCGGTGCCGGGCGCAGGATCGGGCGCGCCATTGCTCTGGCGCTGGGAGAGGCCGGGTTTTCAGTCGCCGTGCACTACGGAACCAGTCGCACCGAGGCCGAGGAGGTCGTCACCACCCTTCACCGGAGCGGACGGAATGCCGTTCCCCTGCAAGCCGATCTCGGGCGTGAGCACGATGCCCGGCGGCTGATGCAGGACGCGACTGATGCGCTGGGGCCGATCGGCGTGCTGATCAACAACGCCGCCATTTTCGAATTCGATGCCTGGCATGACGCGACCCGCGACAGTTGGGACCGACATATGGAAACCAATCTCCGCGCGCCGCTGGTACTGGCACAGTCCTTTGCCCATCTGCTGCCCACAACGGCACAGGGGGCTGTGATCAATATGATCGACCAGCGCGTATGGGCACCGGGACCGGGTTTTATTTCCTATACAGTCGCGAAGAGCGGTCTGTGGACCCTGACCCGCACGCTGGCTCTGGCTCTGGCTCCCCGCATCCGCGTGAATGCCATTGGCCCCGGTCCGGCAGCCCCCAGCAAACGGCAGACCCCGGACCAGTTCGCGGAGCAATGCCGCAGTGTCCCGCTTGGTCATGGCACCAACCCGGACGAAATAGCCCGTGCCGTGCTGTTTTTGCTCTCCCTGCCCTCTGTGACCGGTCAGATGTTGGCACTGGATGGCGGGCAGCATCTGCAAGGGGCCGGCAGTACGACTCTGGTTGAATAA
- the uvrC gene encoding excinuclease ABC subunit UvrC: MPDAPANPPKEADNPSLPIVEAPPGKGVTVIEAMLKLLPDRPGVYRMLDGQGEALYVGKARSLKKRVASYTQIHRLPERLRRMVSETVSMEIVTTHTEAEALLLEANLIKRLKPRFNIVLRDDKSYPWLMLTEDHAFPQIMKHRGAQTRKAASYWGPFASAWAVNQTVTAMQRIFLLRSCSDSVFANRSRPCLLFQIRRCSAPCVDRISQEDYAELVDQARAFLSGRGTEIQRDLARQMEQAAEALEFERAAAIRDRIRGLTHVQGTAVVNPASIGNADVIAVWQDAGQSCVQVFFIRGGHNNGNRAFYPAHTSAETAQDVLGAFIAQFYDDKPPPPLLLLNHTIAEQELVSEALSLKAGRRVELHVPVRGEKRAVVAHAETNAREALERKLAESAGQNRLLDGVAELFDLPTRPNRIEIYDNSHIMGTNPYGVMVVAGPEGWNKSAYRKFSIRGPITPGDDFAMMREMLERRFSRGLKERAEGPEGEANWPDLVLIDGGAGQLSAVRGILDEIGVTDVKLVAIAKGPDRDAGREWFHTEGQAPFQLPPRDPVLYYLQRLRDEAHRFAITTHRAGRSKTLVRSELDDIDGIGAARKRALLNHFGSARGVKQAGLAALEATPGISKETARRIYAHFHPGARAD, translated from the coding sequence ATGCCTGATGCTCCCGCCAACCCGCCGAAAGAAGCTGACAATCCTTCCCTGCCAATTGTCGAGGCACCCCCGGGCAAAGGGGTGACTGTCATTGAGGCAATGCTGAAACTGTTGCCGGACAGGCCGGGCGTATACCGGATGCTCGATGGACAAGGCGAAGCCCTGTATGTCGGCAAGGCGCGCAGTCTGAAAAAACGCGTGGCCAGTTACACCCAGATCCACCGTCTTCCCGAGCGGCTGCGTCGCATGGTCAGCGAGACGGTTTCCATGGAGATCGTCACCACCCATACCGAAGCCGAAGCCCTGCTGCTGGAAGCCAATCTGATCAAGCGGCTCAAGCCACGCTTCAACATCGTGCTACGGGACGACAAATCCTATCCATGGCTGATGCTGACCGAAGATCATGCTTTCCCGCAGATTATGAAACATCGCGGCGCACAGACCCGCAAAGCCGCCAGCTACTGGGGACCGTTTGCCTCGGCCTGGGCAGTCAACCAGACAGTGACCGCCATGCAGCGTATTTTCCTGCTGCGCTCCTGCTCGGACAGCGTGTTCGCCAACCGCTCCCGCCCCTGCCTGCTGTTCCAGATCCGCCGCTGCTCTGCCCCCTGCGTGGACCGTATCAGTCAGGAGGATTATGCCGAGTTGGTCGATCAGGCGCGGGCCTTCCTGTCCGGACGCGGCACGGAGATTCAACGCGATCTTGCCCGCCAGATGGAACAGGCCGCCGAAGCCCTGGAATTTGAGCGCGCCGCCGCCATCCGTGACCGTATTCGTGGCCTGACCCATGTGCAGGGCACCGCCGTGGTCAATCCGGCCTCCATCGGCAATGCGGATGTCATCGCCGTCTGGCAGGATGCGGGACAAAGCTGTGTGCAGGTTTTCTTCATCCGTGGCGGCCATAATAACGGCAACCGTGCCTTCTATCCCGCCCATACCAGTGCCGAGACAGCACAGGATGTATTGGGAGCCTTTATCGCCCAGTTCTATGACGACAAGCCCCCGCCCCCTTTACTGTTGCTCAATCATACCATCGCCGAGCAAGAACTGGTCTCGGAAGCGCTCAGCCTGAAAGCAGGGCGCCGGGTCGAGCTGCATGTGCCGGTACGCGGAGAAAAGCGCGCCGTGGTTGCCCATGCGGAGACCAATGCTCGGGAGGCGCTGGAACGCAAACTGGCCGAAAGTGCAGGCCAGAACCGTCTGCTGGACGGCGTGGCAGAGCTGTTCGACCTGCCCACCCGCCCGAACCGGATCGAGATTTACGACAACAGCCATATCATGGGGACCAACCCGTACGGCGTCATGGTGGTGGCAGGGCCGGAGGGCTGGAATAAATCCGCCTATCGCAAATTTTCCATCCGTGGCCCGATCACGCCCGGCGACGATTTCGCCATGATGCGCGAAATGCTGGAGCGTCGTTTCAGCCGTGGTCTGAAGGAACGTGCCGAAGGACCGGAGGGGGAAGCCAACTGGCCAGATCTGGTGCTGATCGATGGCGGGGCCGGCCAGTTATCGGCCGTCCGCGGAATCCTGGACGAGATCGGTGTCACGGATGTCAAACTGGTCGCTATTGCCAAAGGCCCTGATCGCGATGCCGGCCGCGAATGGTTTCATACGGAGGGCCAGGCCCCGTTCCAGCTGCCACCCCGTGATCCGGTGCTTTACTACCTCCAGCGTCTGCGTGACGAAGCGCATCGCTTCGCTATCACTACCCATCGGGCCGGGCGGTCAAAAACACTGGTCCGCAGTGAACTGGACGATATTGACGGCATCGGAGCAGCCCGCAAACGCGCCCTGCTTAATCATTTCGGCTCGGCACGCGGTGTCAAACAGGCCGGGCTCGCGGCGCTGGAAGCCACGCCGGGCATCTCGAAGGAAACCGCGCGGCGCATCTACGCCCATTTCCATCCAGGCGCGCGGGCAGACTGA
- the hisH gene encoding imidazole glycerol phosphate synthase subunit HisH codes for MKVVVIDSGTGNLASARRGLEIAAGRAGLDAKVIASADPLDVRNADRIVLPGQGAFADCARGIAAIEGMRGAIEEGVAAGKPFLGICVGMQLMAERGLEHEGAPGFGWIKGEIAPISCPGLRLPQMGWNGLDFTSTGCVHPLLNGLQADDHAYFVHGYALRDGDQAQILATTEYGGPVVAMVASGNRAGTQFHVEKSQEVGLRILQNFMVWTPEGTSGS; via the coding sequence ATGAAAGTGGTGGTGATCGATTCCGGTACCGGCAATCTGGCCTCTGCCCGTCGCGGGCTGGAGATCGCGGCCGGTCGCGCCGGGTTGGATGCAAAGGTCATTGCCTCCGCCGATCCGCTGGATGTCCGTAATGCCGATCGGATCGTACTGCCGGGACAGGGTGCTTTCGCCGATTGCGCGCGCGGCATTGCCGCAATCGAGGGTATGCGCGGCGCGATCGAGGAGGGCGTTGCAGCGGGCAAGCCTTTTCTGGGCATCTGTGTCGGCATGCAGTTGATGGCCGAACGCGGTCTGGAGCACGAAGGCGCGCCCGGCTTTGGCTGGATCAAGGGCGAGATCGCGCCGATAAGCTGCCCCGGTCTGCGTCTGCCGCAGATGGGCTGGAACGGATTGGATTTTACGTCTACCGGCTGTGTGCATCCGCTGCTGAATGGATTGCAGGCGGATGATCATGCCTATTTCGTGCATGGATATGCATTGCGTGATGGAGATCAGGCACAGATCCTCGCCACCACGGAGTATGGCGGTCCGGTGGTGGCGATGGTTGCCTCCGGCAACCGGGCCGGAACCCAGTTTCATGTGGAAAAAAGTCAGGAAGTCGGTTTGCGTATCCTGCAGAATTTCATGGTCTGGACTCCTGAAGGAACAAGCGGTTCATGA
- the hisF gene encoding imidazole glycerol phosphate synthase subunit HisF, whose translation MLKLRVIPCLDVKDGRVVKGVNFVSLRDAGDPVEQAALYDAAGADELTFLDITASSDNRDTILDVVARTAERVFLPLTVGGGVRTVGDMRRLLLAGADKCSMNSAAVARPELIREGAEKFGSQAIVVAVDVKKTSSGWEVFTHGGRTGTGLDAIEWCRQVASLGAGEILLTSMDRDGTGQGFDTELLRRVCAAVSVPVVASGGIGTLQHFVEGAEAGATGLLAASVFHFGTFTIEQVKNALHAAGQPVRFTRPAMQAA comes from the coding sequence GTGTTGAAGCTTCGTGTGATTCCCTGTCTGGACGTCAAGGACGGGCGTGTCGTCAAAGGCGTGAATTTCGTATCCCTGCGCGATGCGGGTGATCCCGTCGAGCAGGCAGCCCTGTATGATGCGGCCGGTGCGGATGAGTTGACCTTTCTGGATATTACGGCCAGCTCCGATAATCGTGATACCATTCTCGATGTGGTTGCCCGCACGGCCGAGCGGGTCTTTCTGCCGCTGACGGTTGGGGGTGGCGTCCGCACCGTGGGTGATATGCGGCGCCTGTTGCTGGCGGGGGCTGATAAATGCAGCATGAATTCAGCCGCTGTGGCGCGTCCTGAGTTGATCAGGGAAGGGGCTGAAAAATTCGGCAGCCAGGCCATCGTGGTGGCCGTTGACGTCAAGAAAACGTCATCGGGCTGGGAAGTGTTTACCCATGGTGGCCGTACAGGGACCGGGCTTGATGCCATAGAATGGTGCCGTCAGGTAGCGTCTCTGGGTGCCGGCGAGATCCTGCTGACGAGTATGGATCGGGATGGAACGGGGCAGGGATTCGACACCGAATTGTTACGTCGGGTCTGTGCGGCTGTGTCGGTGCCGGTGGTCGCTTCGGGTGGTATCGGCACATTGCAGCATTTTGTCGAGGGTGCAGAAGCGGGGGCAACAGGGTTGCTCGCTGCATCCGTTTTTCATTTTGGCACGTTCACAATCGAGCAGGTCAAAAATGCGTTGCATGCAGCGGGACAACCCGTTCGTTTCACCCGGCCTGCCATGCAGGCTGCCTGA
- a CDS encoding SufE family protein: MTDDPFYHPQEDSAEAAIEAIADELSVFDEDWDRYQFIIDMGKTLPPFPADWMNDAHKVPGCQSQVWMEARVENVALYLAGKSDALIVGGLIALLLRVYSGRTPAEILATDPVWLKTLGLTGSLSINRGSGLEAMARKIHELAASVRTQSGT, from the coding sequence ATGACAGACGATCCGTTCTACCATCCGCAGGAAGACAGCGCAGAGGCCGCCATCGAGGCCATCGCGGACGAGTTGTCCGTGTTCGATGAGGATTGGGATCGGTACCAGTTCATCATCGATATGGGCAAAACCCTGCCGCCATTTCCCGCCGACTGGATGAATGACGCACACAAGGTGCCGGGATGCCAAAGTCAGGTCTGGATGGAAGCGCGCGTCGAGAACGTTGCGCTGTATCTGGCCGGCAAATCCGATGCCCTGATCGTCGGCGGGCTGATTGCACTGCTGCTGCGGGTCTATTCCGGCCGAACACCTGCGGAAATTCTTGCCACCGATCCGGTCTGGCTTAAAACTCTCGGCCTGACCGGATCGCTCTCCATCAACCGGGGTAGCGGGCTGGAAGCGATGGCGCGGAAAATTCATGAACTGGCGGCATCGGTGCGGACACAGTCCGGCACCTGA
- the hisA gene encoding 1-(5-phosphoribosyl)-5-[(5-phosphoribosylamino)methylideneamino]imidazole-4-carboxamide isomerase, whose amino-acid sequence MRFTLYPAIDLKDGQCVRLRRGEMEDATIYGNDPAVRARQWQDAGFAWLHVVDLNGAFAGRSENAEAITAILGAVSVPVQLGGGIRDMAAVERWIEAGISRVILGSAAVKTPQLVKDACRAFPGRIAVGIDARDGFVATEGWAETSSVAAVELAARFEDEGVAAIIYTDIGRDGMLTGPNVEQTLALARATTIPVIASGGVGDLSHIVDVYDAGTITGVILGRALYDGRVDPAAALQAVSLR is encoded by the coding sequence ATGCGTTTCACACTTTACCCTGCCATTGACCTGAAAGATGGCCAGTGCGTCCGCCTTCGCCGTGGTGAGATGGAGGACGCAACCATCTATGGCAACGATCCCGCCGTTCGTGCCCGGCAATGGCAGGATGCAGGGTTTGCGTGGCTGCATGTGGTCGATCTGAACGGCGCCTTTGCCGGCCGCTCGGAAAATGCCGAGGCGATTACCGCTATTCTCGGCGCTGTTTCCGTCCCTGTTCAGCTGGGTGGCGGTATTCGTGACATGGCGGCCGTGGAGCGGTGGATAGAGGCGGGTATTTCCCGTGTCATTCTGGGCAGTGCTGCCGTCAAAACGCCACAGCTGGTCAAGGATGCTTGCCGTGCCTTCCCGGGGCGGATCGCGGTCGGCATTGATGCGCGTGACGGGTTTGTCGCCACTGAAGGCTGGGCTGAGACATCCTCGGTGGCAGCCGTTGAACTGGCTGCCCGGTTTGAGGATGAGGGTGTGGCCGCGATCATCTATACCGATATTGGCCGCGATGGCATGCTGACGGGCCCGAATGTCGAACAGACGCTTGCTTTGGCGCGTGCCACGACGATCCCGGTGATTGCCAGTGGTGGGGTCGGTGATCTGTCGCATATTGTTGATGTCTACGACGCCGGAACAATTACAGGCGTTATACTTGGGCGTGCTTTATACGATGGTCGGGTAGACCCGGCAGCGGCCTTGCAGGCCGTTTCCTTGCGTTAA
- the hisB gene encoding imidazoleglycerol-phosphate dehydratase HisB produces the protein MTRQATIDRTTSETSIRLSIDLDGTGQTDIATGIGFLDHMLTALARHALLDLTIRATSDLHIDDHHTTEDVGIVLGQALRQALGDKKGIRRFGHAIVPMDEALAEAAIDLSGRAHVAWSVPFLQSKVGTMDTELFEEFFRAFGGNALMTLHVTLKAGTNTHHVAEACFKAVARALRMAVERDPRVGDAIPSTKGAL, from the coding sequence ATGACGCGCCAAGCCACCATCGACCGTACGACCTCGGAAACCTCCATCCGGTTGAGCATCGACCTGGATGGAACCGGACAGACCGATATCGCCACCGGTATCGGGTTTCTGGATCATATGCTGACCGCGCTGGCACGCCACGCGCTGCTGGATCTGACGATCCGCGCCACCAGCGACCTGCATATTGATGATCACCACACCACCGAGGATGTCGGGATCGTGCTGGGTCAGGCGCTGCGCCAGGCGCTGGGCGATAAAAAAGGCATTCGCCGCTTCGGCCATGCCATCGTACCGATGGATGAGGCACTGGCCGAAGCCGCGATCGACCTGTCCGGTCGGGCGCATGTGGCCTGGTCGGTACCGTTTCTGCAATCCAAGGTCGGCACCATGGATACCGAGCTGTTCGAGGAATTTTTCCGCGCTTTTGGGGGCAATGCGCTGATGACGCTGCATGTGACGCTCAAGGCCGGCACCAACACGCATCACGTGGCGGAGGCGTGTTTCAAGGCGGTGGCCCGGGCACTGCGCATGGCGGTGGAGCGCGATCCCCGTGTCGGGGATGCCATTCCTTCCACCAAGGGCGCCCTGTAG
- the hslU gene encoding ATP-dependent protease ATPase subunit HslU — protein sequence MDIPTYSPREIVSELDRFIVGQTDAKRAVAIALRNRWRRQQLPEAMREEVVPKNILMIGPTGCGKTEIARRLAKLAQAPFLKVEATKFTEVGYVGRDVESIVRDLVEASLTMLRDTSRRNVQAQAELAAEERLLTALVGEGAAADTRSHFRRMLRNGELEEKEIEISIAAAPSAPPSVDIPGVPPGQAINLTEMMKGMFGNRQQQKKLTVAAARELLQREEADRLLDNDKLGRDAVEHAENNGIVFIDEIDKVCARSTEGGMRGGDISREGVQRDLLPIIEGTTVNTKYGPVKTDHILFIASGAFHLAKPSDLLPELQGRLPIRVELQPLSRADMRRILVEPEHSLLKQYQALLGTEQVDLDITDDAIDALADLAAEINDRVENIGARRLHTVLEKLLEDISFTAADRAGELVTVDAALVRDRVAPLAGKADLSRFIL from the coding sequence ATGGACATCCCTACCTATTCACCCCGCGAAATCGTCTCCGAACTGGATCGCTTCATCGTCGGTCAGACCGATGCCAAACGGGCCGTGGCCATTGCCCTGCGTAATCGCTGGCGCAGGCAGCAACTGCCGGAAGCGATGCGGGAAGAAGTCGTCCCCAAGAATATTCTGATGATCGGCCCCACCGGCTGCGGCAAGACCGAAATCGCCCGCCGTCTGGCCAAACTGGCGCAAGCCCCGTTCCTGAAGGTCGAGGCCACCAAATTTACCGAAGTCGGTTACGTGGGCCGCGACGTCGAAAGCATCGTGCGCGATCTGGTCGAGGCCTCACTGACCATGCTGCGCGATACCAGCCGCCGGAATGTGCAGGCGCAGGCGGAACTGGCCGCCGAAGAACGGCTGCTCACCGCGCTGGTCGGTGAAGGGGCTGCCGCCGATACGCGTTCCCATTTCCGGCGCATGCTGCGCAATGGGGAGCTGGAAGAAAAAGAAATCGAGATTTCCATTGCCGCCGCTCCTTCCGCACCGCCATCGGTCGATATCCCCGGCGTCCCGCCCGGTCAGGCGATCAATCTGACCGAGATGATGAAGGGCATGTTCGGCAATCGCCAGCAGCAGAAGAAACTCACCGTTGCCGCGGCACGGGAGCTGCTTCAGCGCGAGGAAGCCGATCGGCTGCTGGATAATGACAAGCTCGGGCGCGATGCGGTGGAGCATGCCGAAAACAACGGCATCGTCTTCATCGATGAGATCGACAAGGTTTGCGCCCGCAGCACTGAAGGCGGCATGCGCGGCGGCGATATCTCCCGCGAGGGCGTGCAGCGCGATCTGTTGCCGATCATCGAAGGCACCACCGTGAACACCAAATATGGTCCGGTGAAAACCGACCATATCCTGTTCATCGCCTCCGGCGCGTTTCATCTGGCCAAGCCGTCAGACCTGCTGCCGGAACTTCAGGGCCGCCTGCCGATCCGGGTGGAACTGCAACCCCTGTCACGTGCCGATATGCGCCGGATTCTGGTGGAACCCGAGCACTCCCTGCTGAAACAGTATCAGGCTCTGCTGGGGACCGAGCAGGTCGATCTGGACATCACCGACGATGCGATCGACGCGCTGGCCGATCTGGCGGCGGAGATCAATGACCGGGTCGAGAATATCGGTGCCCGGCGCCTGCATACGGTGTTGGAGAAACTGCTGGAAGATATCAGCTTTACCGCCGCCGATCGTGCGGGGGAACTGGTCACCGTCGATGCGGCTCTGGTCAGGGACCGCGTGGCTCCGCTGGCGGGCAAGGCCGATCTCAGCCGCTTTATTCTGTGA